The Planococcus versutus genome contains a region encoding:
- the menC gene encoding o-succinylbenzoate synthase codes for MAITIKDIQLTTIRRSLKSPFKSVLQQVNEREVIIVTVTGDSGIYGYGECVAFETPWYTEETISSCYFVIKTVLVPLLTKKIIQRPEEVWELFQVVKGNRMAKAAVEMAVWDLFAKQQQQPLWKFVGGTSQPVPAGIVIAADHSHIKELVAQASKVGYQRIKIKIHPNIDLSMLKSIIRDYPRIQFFADANGSFHAGNFNRLKDFDDVGFTLIEQPFGEKEWILHAQAKSELTTKICLDESISSLEDAQQMIDRKAGDIVVLKISRLGGWTETLKVVELCHNHSIGMWVGGMIEFGVSKAHNLALASLPDIHYTGDFSASTHFWKKDIIEPEIIVEYGKVRLSTQIGIGYAVSLNE; via the coding sequence ATGGCTATAACGATAAAGGACATTCAGTTGACAACAATACGAAGATCGCTTAAGAGCCCGTTTAAATCAGTATTGCAACAAGTGAACGAGCGAGAAGTGATTATCGTTACTGTAACTGGAGATTCAGGAATTTATGGATACGGGGAATGCGTGGCATTTGAAACACCGTGGTACACAGAAGAAACAATTAGCAGCTGTTACTTTGTTATTAAGACAGTGTTAGTACCGCTCTTAACAAAAAAAATCATTCAGCGACCAGAAGAAGTTTGGGAGTTATTTCAAGTTGTCAAAGGTAACCGAATGGCGAAGGCCGCAGTTGAAATGGCTGTTTGGGATTTGTTTGCGAAACAACAGCAACAACCTCTTTGGAAATTTGTTGGTGGGACTTCACAACCAGTGCCTGCCGGTATTGTCATAGCAGCAGATCATTCTCATATAAAAGAACTAGTAGCCCAAGCAAGCAAAGTAGGTTACCAGCGAATCAAAATTAAAATTCATCCCAATATAGATTTGTCAATGTTAAAATCGATCATTCGTGATTATCCGAGGATACAGTTTTTTGCAGATGCCAATGGCAGTTTTCACGCTGGCAATTTCAACCGACTTAAAGACTTTGATGATGTTGGATTCACATTAATCGAACAACCATTTGGCGAGAAAGAGTGGATTTTACATGCGCAAGCGAAAAGTGAACTCACTACAAAAATATGTTTGGACGAAAGTATTTCGTCTTTAGAGGATGCCCAGCAAATGATCGACAGGAAAGCTGGAGATATCGTCGTTTTAAAAATAAGTCGACTTGGTGGTTGGACAGAAACCTTGAAAGTAGTTGAGCTGTGTCACAATCATTCGATTGGTATGTGGGTCGGTGGCATGATTGAGTTTGGCGTGTCGAAAGCACATAATTTAGCGTTAGCGTCTTTGCCAGATATTCATTACACAGGTGATTTTTCTGCGTCTACTCATTTTTGGAAAAAAGATATAATTGAGCCTGAAATCATTGTGGAATACGGAAAGGTCCGGTTAAGCACTCAAATAGGAATTGGCTATGCGGTGAGTTTGAACGAGTAA
- a CDS encoding AAA family ATPase, with amino-acid sequence MFLKRISLLKETVENFEQYPFSVPSINSFEQLELNNAITFFVGENGSGKSTLLEAVADKCDFHTAGGSRNNSYEVHASESVLGDYIRLSWMPKITNGFFMRAESFYHFATHIEEVDEDGFQSYGGRSLHKQSHGESFLSLFSNRFNGRALYLLDEPEAALSPQRQLTFLKILKDLSTQENCQFIIATHSPILLGYPDAQILSFDGGTIEEIEYEMTDHYRITKYFLDYREEFLKKILED; translated from the coding sequence ATGTTTTTAAAAAGAATAAGTTTATTAAAAGAAACGGTTGAAAATTTTGAACAATATCCTTTTTCGGTGCCGTCGATAAACAGTTTCGAGCAATTAGAGTTGAATAACGCAATCACTTTTTTTGTCGGAGAGAATGGTTCGGGTAAATCGACTTTACTCGAAGCCGTCGCAGATAAATGTGACTTTCATACAGCAGGTGGTAGCCGTAACAATAGTTATGAAGTACATGCATCCGAATCTGTGCTAGGTGATTATATTCGTCTTTCTTGGATGCCCAAAATAACAAATGGTTTTTTCATGCGAGCCGAATCATTTTATCATTTTGCGACGCATATAGAAGAAGTAGATGAAGATGGATTTCAGTCTTACGGAGGTCGTTCTTTGCACAAACAATCACATGGTGAGTCATTTTTGTCTTTATTTTCGAATCGTTTTAACGGTCGTGCTTTGTATTTGTTGGATGAGCCAGAAGCGGCTTTGTCTCCACAGCGACAATTGACATTTTTAAAAATCTTAAAAGACTTATCAACACAGGAAAATTGCCAATTTATCATTGCGACGCATTCACCCATTTTGCTCGGCTATCCGGATGCCCAAATTTTAAGTTTTGATGGAGGAACCATTGAAGAAATCGAGTATGAAATGACCGACCATTACCGCATTACAAAATATT